The following is a genomic window from Miltoncostaea oceani.
GAGGAGAGCTACATGCTTGAGCGACTCCGCCGCCGCAGGGGGCAGGAGGGTTTCACCCTCATCGAGCTCCTCGTGGTGGTCATCATCATCGGCCTCCTGGCCGCGATCGCCATCCCGGCGTTCCTCGGCCAGCGCAACAAGGCCAACGACGCCGCCGCCAAGTCCCTGGTGCGTAACGGCGCCACGACGATGGAGGCCTACTTCACCGACGGCAACACGTACGCCGGCGCCGACGCGACCAAGCTGGCCGCGATCGAGCCGAACATCGTGTGGTCCGCGGCCAACATGGACGCCGGCGCCAACGAGGTGAAGTTCACGATCACCGGTACCGGCACGGGCTACACGCTCGAGTCGAAGAGCAAGTCCAGCACGATCTTCAAGTACGAGAAGCTGGCGAACTCCACGGTCCAGCGGACCTGTGGCACCGGCTGCACCTGGTAGCACCGTCCGACCCGCGAGGGGGGCCTGCCCCGGCAGGCCCCCCGGTGGATCCGCACCACCCCTCTTCACGAGGCGCCACGACGGCGTCTCGGTACCGC
Proteins encoded in this region:
- a CDS encoding type IV pilin protein; the protein is MLERLRRRRGQEGFTLIELLVVVIIIGLLAAIAIPAFLGQRNKANDAAAKSLVRNGATTMEAYFTDGNTYAGADATKLAAIEPNIVWSAANMDAGANEVKFTITGTGTGYTLESKSKSSTIFKYEKLANSTVQRTCGTGCTW